A window from Candidatus Aegiribacteria sp. encodes these proteins:
- the queF gene encoding preQ(1) synthase, whose amino-acid sequence MTDDTDLKDLSILGGGNEPGRKLETFPNHHCDRDYIVTLTSDEFTCLCPKTGQPDFAAITIEYVPDERIVESKSLKLYFWSFRNEGVFHEHVANMILDDLVEALEPRWCRVVADFGVRGGISISVDAEYNWDGND is encoded by the coding sequence ATGACGGATGATACTGATTTGAAAGATCTATCAATCCTTGGTGGCGGCAACGAACCCGGGAGGAAACTGGAAACATTCCCCAACCATCACTGTGACAGAGATTACATCGTTACTCTGACAAGCGATGAATTCACCTGCCTGTGCCCTAAAACAGGTCAGCCGGACTTCGCTGCAATAACCATAGAATACGTTCCAGATGAAAGAATAGTCGAGTCGAAATCGCTGAAGCTCTACTTCTGGTCCTTCAGAAATGAGGGAGTTTTCCACGAGCATGTGGCGAACATGATACTGGACGATCTGGTAGAAGCTCTGGAACCACGCTGGTGCAGGGTTGTCGCGGATTTCGGGGTCAGGGGCGGAATATCTATTTCAGTGGACGCGGAATACAATTGGGACGGAAACGATTAG
- the folE2 gene encoding GTP cyclohydrolase FolE2, whose product MNDVQNNPDFRNITLDEAGIKDLQYPVTLLDRANERQKTVAVISMSVELPHHFKGTHMSRFVEVLAAHTCEFNGRTIPAILTELKQILDAESARMTVSFPYFLEKAAPVTGIAAKMNYQCVFYGKSGPEGEDFVLSVTVPVSSLCPCSREISSYGAHNQRGHITIEVRSFPDEEGIPAIIWIEELIEIAESSASSSVYTVLKRPDEKYVTELAYDNPVFVEDMVRNASERLMEDDRLMWFQVTAENQESIHNHTAYARFEWERDAGI is encoded by the coding sequence ATGAACGATGTTCAGAACAACCCTGATTTCAGAAATATCACCCTGGATGAGGCGGGTATCAAGGATCTGCAGTATCCTGTAACACTGCTTGACAGGGCAAATGAAAGACAGAAAACCGTAGCTGTTATCTCCATGTCGGTGGAGCTTCCCCACCATTTCAAGGGTACGCATATGAGCAGGTTTGTGGAGGTTCTCGCGGCACACACATGTGAGTTCAACGGCAGAACAATTCCAGCGATTCTTACCGAACTGAAGCAGATTCTTGATGCCGAATCGGCAAGGATGACGGTCAGCTTTCCCTATTTTCTGGAGAAAGCAGCTCCGGTAACCGGGATTGCCGCGAAAATGAACTATCAGTGCGTCTTTTATGGAAAGAGCGGCCCTGAAGGGGAGGATTTCGTTTTAAGCGTAACTGTGCCGGTAAGCAGCCTCTGCCCATGCAGCAGGGAAATAAGCAGTTACGGAGCACATAATCAGCGTGGACATATAACGATTGAAGTACGGAGTTTCCCAGACGAGGAAGGAATTCCCGCAATAATATGGATAGAGGAGCTGATCGAAATAGCGGAATCGTCAGCTTCTTCATCCGTCTATACCGTACTGAAAAGACCTGACGAAAAATACGTTACTGAACTTGCCTACGACAATCCCGTATTCGTCGAGGACATGGTTCGTAACGCGTCTGAAAGACTTATGGAAGATGACAGGTTAATGTGGTTTCAGGTCACCGCTGAAAACCAGGAAAGTATACATAACCATACAGCCTACGCCCGATTCGAATGGGAAAGGGACGCAGGTATCTAA
- the queD gene encoding 6-carboxytetrahydropterin synthase QueD — MEVYREFKFDAAHLLPNLPPGHKCGRLHGHTFIAVVHLEAGVGIETGWVRDFGEIKEVCTPVIDQLDHSYLNDLPGLENPTSENIARWVWNRLKPAMPELSMVEIKETLSTGCRYRGQDKV; from the coding sequence ATGGAAGTTTACAGAGAATTCAAGTTCGATGCCGCCCATCTTCTCCCGAACCTTCCTCCAGGGCACAAATGCGGCAGGCTCCATGGGCATACGTTTATAGCTGTGGTTCATCTGGAAGCCGGGGTTGGAATCGAAACAGGATGGGTCAGGGATTTCGGAGAGATTAAAGAAGTATGCACTCCTGTGATCGACCAGCTTGATCACTCGTACCTGAACGATCTCCCTGGGCTTGAGAATCCCACAAGCGAGAATATCGCAAGATGGGTTTGGAACAGGCTTAAACCTGCTATGCCAGAACTCAGTATGGTGGAAATAAAGGAAACGTTATCAACAGGATGCAGGTACAGAGGACAGGATAAAGTATGA
- the queE gene encoding 7-carboxy-7-deazaguanine synthase gives MYRIKEMVYTLQGEGFNSGKAVVLCRFEGCNLCCSFCDTDFQGIDGPGGGEFESAGELAEAISRKWKGDGSRPRVLCTGGEPLLQLDGQLINALHATGFEILLETNGTIEPPDGIDWICVSPKGNEYPVVRKGNELKLAFPQKGTDPGRYLSLDFEHFYLQPIFGIDLKENTRNAVEYCLNHTRWILSLQIHKYTGIP, from the coding sequence ATGTATAGAATAAAGGAGATGGTCTATACTCTTCAGGGGGAAGGGTTCAATTCCGGTAAAGCCGTTGTTCTGTGCCGATTTGAGGGATGCAACCTTTGCTGCAGTTTCTGCGATACGGATTTTCAGGGAATCGACGGCCCCGGCGGAGGGGAATTCGAATCCGCAGGCGAACTGGCCGAAGCCATCAGCAGAAAGTGGAAAGGAGACGGAAGTCGTCCACGGGTACTGTGTACAGGAGGAGAACCTCTTCTTCAACTTGACGGGCAGCTTATAAACGCTTTGCACGCAACGGGGTTTGAAATCCTGCTGGAAACAAACGGGACGATTGAACCTCCCGATGGAATTGACTGGATATGTGTAAGTCCCAAGGGAAATGAATATCCTGTAGTAAGAAAAGGAAATGAACTGAAGCTGGCCTTCCCTCAGAAAGGTACTGACCCGGGAAGATACCTATCACTTGATTTTGAACATTTTTACCTGCAGCCGATTTTCGGAATTGATTTGAAAGAGAATACCCGAAACGCGGTTGAATACTGCCTGAACCACACCCGATGGATTCTGAGTCTTCAGATTCATAAGTATACAGGTATACCGTAG